DNA sequence from the Butyricimonas faecalis genome:
TATTGATAATGTTATACTATCAGCCGATTTGGCTGTTATTTTCTTTAAGTATCAGACCTCGTCTTCCTCCATCAACAGATCGTCCAACGGGCTTTTGATATTGCTTTTGAAAGTGTCGGCTATGTGGACATACCTTTCTGTCGTCTTGATATTGTTATGTCCCATAAGCTCTTTCACTATCTTGATGTCGGTTCCCTGCTCCAGCAGGTGAGTGGCGAACGAATGGCGCAGCAGGTGCGGATAAATCCGTTTCGTGATTCCCGCTTCCCGGGCCGCTGCCTTCAGCCGTTTCGACACGATACTCTCGGTGAAAGGTTCTCCCGGTCTGTGTTCAAAAAGCCACACTTTCGGTTTGTATAGTCTGTTATATTCCGTCAGCTTTTTCATCAACGGTCTTGACAGCAGGGTGTAGCGGTCTTTTTTCCCTTTACCCTGCCGCACCCGTATCAGGGAGCGGGATTCGTTGATGTCGCCGGGTTTCAGTTCCAGCAGTTCGCTGATGCGCAACCCTGCGGAATAGAGTATGGAGAACATACAGAAGAAACGCAGGTCTGTCACCGTCACGTCGAGTATTTTCTTTATTTCCTCCTTGCTCAACACGTCGGGCAGCGTCTTCTCCCGTTTGGCACGGTTCACCTTGTAACACCGCCGTTCCTGACCGAGAACTTTCTCGTAATAGAACTTGATGGCGTTGATACGCTGGTTTTGCTGGCAGGAGGATATGTTTTTCTCGTGGATGAGATACAGCAGGTAGTCGTTTATCTCGCCGGGAGTAACCGTTTCAATCTTACGCCCCTCGAAATGCTGTTGGAAATCGCGGAAATAGGAGGTATATACCCTTACGGTATGGTCACTGTAACGCACTTGCTGAAGTTTTTCCAGATAGCCTTCCGGCAGTGGCGGCCGTTTGTCTTCCTCTTTACGGGGTGCGGTTTCCTTGATGGCAGAATAGTCTATAAACGCCATTTTTACATAGCGGTCGAAGAACTCGGCAAGCACGAAATCTTCTGCCGGCAGATAAGCCCTGCCGCC
Encoded proteins:
- a CDS encoding tyrosine-type recombinase/integrase; its protein translation is MEIYTPKTKIKLSPVIRNGREFVEVTFGNDNDIRLSLSKEENVLLVGGRAYLPAEDFVLAEFFDRYVKMAFIDYSAIKETAPRKEEDKRPPLPEGYLEKLQQVRYSDHTVRVYTSYFRDFQQHFEGRKIETVTPGEINDYLLYLIHEKNISSCQQNQRINAIKFYYEKVLGQERRCYKVNRAKREKTLPDVLSKEEIKKILDVTVTDLRFFCMFSILYSAGLRISELLELKPGDINESRSLIRVRQGKGKKDRYTLLSRPLMKKLTEYNRLYKPKVWLFEHRPGEPFTESIVSKRLKAAAREAGITKRIYPHLLRHSFATHLLEQGTDIKIVKELMGHNNIKTTERYVHIADTFKSNIKSPLDDLLMEEDEV